In Mytilus trossulus isolate FHL-02 chromosome 6, PNRI_Mtr1.1.1.hap1, whole genome shotgun sequence, a single window of DNA contains:
- the LOC134721665 gene encoding oxidative stress-induced growth inhibitor 2-like isoform X2 — translation MGVDNPSLLSWKHEPKHSINHIVLGKGKPGGAWQKMDGNMQTLSLANWMELPSLPFKDWIMNHHIKEDEEVYRNRASVADVKNYYTSFVKQNQLNSFYNNHTVTSVRKVFDFKSCIDSESGERLPCCKNFKDNHPFLWEVRGYIENFENDSATDKEHGTKLHEEFCYIAPHVVIATGTFDISNRLNIPGENLSYAVHTLQDFEKCLAERLKYPASDPILIVGSGLSAADAILMALESNVSVIHVFRKGPNDPSIIFKKLPAGIYPEYHRIHALMKNKISDPLYKSYCKHQLIDLKDDQGALLESTDSKDIISVDISMAVILIGSRPDLSYLPYEAKNLGVVPRYPIECKPNPLDVDQYSFQCNHEVGLFAMGPLVGENFVRFGLGGALGISNFLYKKKQKDCND, via the exons ATGGGAGTTGACAATCCATCCCTGTTGTCATGGAAACATGAACCCAAACACAGTATTAATCACATAGTTCTTGGAAAGGGTAAACCTGGAGGAGCTTGGCAG aaaatggATGGGAACATGCAGACATTAAGTTTAGCCAACTGGATGGAGCTACCATCTCTTCCATTTAAAGACTGGATCATGAATCATCACAT aaaagAGGACGAAGAGGTGTACAGAAACCGTGCCAGTGTAGCAGACGTCAAAAATTACTATACCAGCTTTGTGAAACAGAATCAGTTGAATTCCTTCTACAATAATCATACAGTTACCTCAGTGCGAAAAGTGTTCGATTTCAAATCTTGCATAGACTCAGAAAGTGGTGAGAGGTTGCCATGTTGTAAAAACTTCAAGGACAATCATCCATTTTTGTGGGAAGTTAGAGGGTacattgaaaattttgaaaatgattcaGCTACAGACAAAGAACATGGGACTAAATTACATGAAGAATTTTGTTATATAGCACCTCATGTTGTCATAGCAACGGGTACATTTGATATTTCTAATAGACTTAATATACCAGGTGAAAATTTGTCATATGCTGTGCATACACTGCAAGATTTTGAAAAATGCCTTGCTGAAAGACTGAAATATCCTGCATCGGACCCCATTTTGATTGTAGGGTCTGGTCTGAGTGCAGCAGACGCTATACTTATGGCATTAGAATCAAACGTTTCTGTGATACATGTTTTTAGGAAAGGTCCTAATGACCCAAGTATTATTTTCAAGAAGCTGCCTGCAGGCATTTACCCTGAATACCACAGAATTCATGCCTTAATGAAAAATAAGATATCTGACCCCTTATATAAATCCTACTGCAAACATCAgttaattgatttaaaagatGACCAAGGTGCACTTTTAGAGTCAACCGATAGCAAAGACATTATTTCTGTAGACATATCTATGGCTGTGATATTAATAGGATCTCGACCCGATTTATCATACCTCCCATATGAAGCCAAAAACTTGGGTGTTGTACCACGATATCCAATAGAATGTAAACCTAATCCATTAGATGTGGACCAATATAGTTTTCAGTGCAATCATGAAGTTGGACTTTTTGCAATGGGACCATTGGTAGGAGAGAATTTTGTGAGATTTGGTTTAGGCGGTGCCTTAGGAATTAGCAATTTtctatacaaaaagaaacagaaaGACTGTAATGACTAA
- the LOC134721665 gene encoding oxidative stress-induced growth inhibitor 2-like isoform X1: MSATPHSEDCTDVIIIGNGPSGICLSFLLSGNRPYYNGGSHSNVYLNKKLEKLDKNKSIVEQDLEYLSEGLDGRSSNPTALLFDNLCRPDADMGVDNPSLLSWKHEPKHSINHIVLGKGKPGGAWQKMDGNMQTLSLANWMELPSLPFKDWIMNHHIKEDEEVYRNRASVADVKNYYTSFVKQNQLNSFYNNHTVTSVRKVFDFKSCIDSESGERLPCCKNFKDNHPFLWEVRGYIENFENDSATDKEHGTKLHEEFCYIAPHVVIATGTFDISNRLNIPGENLSYAVHTLQDFEKCLAERLKYPASDPILIVGSGLSAADAILMALESNVSVIHVFRKGPNDPSIIFKKLPAGIYPEYHRIHALMKNKISDPLYKSYCKHQLIDLKDDQGALLESTDSKDIISVDISMAVILIGSRPDLSYLPYEAKNLGVVPRYPIECKPNPLDVDQYSFQCNHEVGLFAMGPLVGENFVRFGLGGALGISNFLYKKKQKDCND; the protein is encoded by the exons ATGTCTGCTACACCTCACAGTGAGGACTGCACAGATGTCATTATTATTG GAAATGGACCATCAGGGATCTGTTTGTCATTCCTCCTGTCAGGAAATCGTCCCTATTACAATGGAGGATCCCATTCCAATGTTTACTTGAATAAAAAACTAGAGAAGCtggataaaaataaatcaatagttgaacag GACTTGGAGTATCTGTCTGAAGGTTTAGATGGGAGATCATCTAACCCCACTGCTTTGCTTTTTGATAACCTTTGTCGACCTGATGCTGATATGGGAGTTGACAATCCATCCCTGTTGTCATGGAAACATGAACCCAAACACAGTATTAATCACATAGTTCTTGGAAAGGGTAAACCTGGAGGAGCTTGGCAG aaaatggATGGGAACATGCAGACATTAAGTTTAGCCAACTGGATGGAGCTACCATCTCTTCCATTTAAAGACTGGATCATGAATCATCACAT aaaagAGGACGAAGAGGTGTACAGAAACCGTGCCAGTGTAGCAGACGTCAAAAATTACTATACCAGCTTTGTGAAACAGAATCAGTTGAATTCCTTCTACAATAATCATACAGTTACCTCAGTGCGAAAAGTGTTCGATTTCAAATCTTGCATAGACTCAGAAAGTGGTGAGAGGTTGCCATGTTGTAAAAACTTCAAGGACAATCATCCATTTTTGTGGGAAGTTAGAGGGTacattgaaaattttgaaaatgattcaGCTACAGACAAAGAACATGGGACTAAATTACATGAAGAATTTTGTTATATAGCACCTCATGTTGTCATAGCAACGGGTACATTTGATATTTCTAATAGACTTAATATACCAGGTGAAAATTTGTCATATGCTGTGCATACACTGCAAGATTTTGAAAAATGCCTTGCTGAAAGACTGAAATATCCTGCATCGGACCCCATTTTGATTGTAGGGTCTGGTCTGAGTGCAGCAGACGCTATACTTATGGCATTAGAATCAAACGTTTCTGTGATACATGTTTTTAGGAAAGGTCCTAATGACCCAAGTATTATTTTCAAGAAGCTGCCTGCAGGCATTTACCCTGAATACCACAGAATTCATGCCTTAATGAAAAATAAGATATCTGACCCCTTATATAAATCCTACTGCAAACATCAgttaattgatttaaaagatGACCAAGGTGCACTTTTAGAGTCAACCGATAGCAAAGACATTATTTCTGTAGACATATCTATGGCTGTGATATTAATAGGATCTCGACCCGATTTATCATACCTCCCATATGAAGCCAAAAACTTGGGTGTTGTACCACGATATCCAATAGAATGTAAACCTAATCCATTAGATGTGGACCAATATAGTTTTCAGTGCAATCATGAAGTTGGACTTTTTGCAATGGGACCATTGGTAGGAGAGAATTTTGTGAGATTTGGTTTAGGCGGTGCCTTAGGAATTAGCAATTTtctatacaaaaagaaacagaaaGACTGTAATGACTAA